The proteins below come from a single Triticum aestivum cultivar Chinese Spring chromosome 5D, IWGSC CS RefSeq v2.1, whole genome shotgun sequence genomic window:
- the LOC123119219 gene encoding dihydrofolate synthetase isoform X1: MVARFPVSLRWSGGLLRASSSRRRGVSAMAGGGEEAHLGGFLEYMDMLRNYERSGVPRGAGTDSDDGFDLGRMRRLLRRLGDPHTHYPSVHIAGTKGKGSTAAFLSNIMREQGYNVGCYSSPHLLTIRERISVGQHGGPVSAASLRDLFDLAKEAIDESIESENGSLTHFEVFTALSFLLFSRENVDVAIVEAGLGGARDATNVIRNSELAAAVITTVGKEHLAALGGSLQSIAVAKSGIIKEGRPVVIGGPFSTDIEQIIRDRAFLTQSPVISACDTAIRSITRCIGRDYAKPYQSCDIVMKISGDMPLSVELHDVKLQLLGDHQRQNAVTASCTALCLRELGWNVSNASIRAGLEKTQLPGRSQFLTQDEASVLGLDGASTILIDGAHTEASAKALSDVIKTVEPEGPVALIVGMASDKEHLAFAAQILSGRRPDVVLLTETGIAGGTARSMPASSLRDIWTGAALGHGIECADIGAIAGDEAPNVNIDHLTPTAGTDKPAPMLIGCGAAPFSCDLMKAASRLLRRADGGGAARGGLICVTGSMHMVAAVLQQLEQ; the protein is encoded by the exons ATGGTCGCCCGCTTCCCAGTCTCTCTCCGCTGGTCTGGCGGCCTACTGCGGGctagcagcagccgccgccgcggcgTATCCGCGATGGCCGGAGGAGGCGAAGAGGCGCACCTCGGGGGGTTCCTCGAGTACATGGACATGCTCCGCAACTACGAGCGCTCCGGCGTGCCGCGCGGCGCCGGGACCGACTCCGACGACGGCTTCGACCTCGGCCGCatgcgccgcctcctccgccgcctcggcgACCCCCACACCCACTACCCG TCTGTCCATATCGCCGGCACCAAGGGGAAAGGTTCGACTGCCGCGTTCCTGTCCAATATCATGAGGGAGCAAGGATACAATGTGGGCTGCTATTCCAG TCCACACCTTCTAACAATCCGAGAGCGCATTTCTGTTGGACAACATGGAGGCCCTGTTTCAGCTGCATCCTTGAGGGATCTTTTTGATCTGGCCAAGGAAGCTATCGATGAATCAATCGAATCAGAAAATGGATCCCTGACACACTTTGAG GTTTTTACTGCTCTTTCATTTCTCCTATTCTCACGAGAAAATGTTGATGTTGCCATTGTCGAA GCAGGCCTTGGGGGAGCTAGAGATGCCACAAATGTCATACGAAATAGTGAACTAGCTGCAGCAGTCATAACAACAGTTGGGAAAGAACATTTAGCTGCTTTGGGTGGTTCCCTCCAAAGCATAGCAGTGGCAAAATCTGGAATTATCAAGGAAGGACGACCA GTTGTCATTGGTGGTCCATTTTCAACAGACATCGAGCAAATAATTCGGGATAGAGCATTCTTGACACAATCTCCTGTCATATCTGCTTGTGATACTGCCATCAGGAGCATCACAAGATGCATTGGACGAGACTATGCAAAGCCTTATCAAAGCTGTGACATTGTCATGAAGATTTCAGGCGATATGCCATTG TCTGTGGAATTGCATGATGTAAAACTCCAGCTGCTGGGAGACCATCAGCGTCAGAATGCTGTCACGGCTTCTTGCACAGCTCTATGTCTGCGTGAGCTAG GATGGAATGTATCCAATGCATCTATCCGAGCTGGTTTAGAGAAGACGCAACTGCCAGGGAGAAGCCAATTCCTGACACAAGATGAAGCCTCGGTCCTTGGGCTCGACGGAGCATCCACCATTCTAATCGACGGAG CCCATACCGAGGCGTCTGCAAAGGCACTGTCAGACGTGATAAAAACCGTCGAACCGGAAGGGCCTGTGGCCCTCATCGTCGGAATGGCCAGCGACAAAGAGCACCTCGCATTCGCTGCACAAATTCTCTCAG GCAGAAGGCCCGACGTGGTGCTGCTGACGGAGACGGGGATCGCGGGAGGGACTGCTCGCTCCATGCCGGCCTCATCACTGAGAGACATCTGGACAGGCGCCGCTCTCGGCCACGGCATCGAGTGTGCGGACATCGGGGCCATCGCCGGCGACGAAGCCCCAAACGTAAATATCGACCACCTGACACCCACCGCTGGCACAGACAAGCCCGCGCCGATGTTGATCGGGTGCGGAGCCGCGCCGTTCTCTTGCGACCTGATGAAGGCGGCCTCCCGGCTGCTGCGCCGGGCAGACGGAGGCGGCGCTGCTCGGGGTGGCCTCATCTGCGTCACCGGCTCCATGCATATGGTCGCGGCGGTGCTGCAGCAGCTTGAGCAGTAA
- the LOC123119219 gene encoding dihydrofolate synthetase isoform X2, producing the protein MVARFPVSLRWSGGLLRASSSRRRGVSAMAGGGEEAHLGGFLEYMDMLRNYERSGVPRGAGTDSDDGFDLGRMRRLLRRLGDPHTHYPSVHIAGTKGKGSTAAFLSNIMREQGYNVGCYSSPHLLTIRERISVGQHGGPVSAASLRDLFDLAKEAIDESIESENGSLTHFEVFTALSFLLFSRENVDVAIVEAGLGGARDATNVIRNSELAAAVITTVGKEHLAALGGSLQSIAVAKSGIIKEGRPVVIGGPFSTDIEQIIRDRAFLTQSPVISACDTAIRSITRCIGRDYAKPYQSCDIVMKISGDMPLSVELHDVKLQLLGDHQRQNAVTASCTALCLRELGWNVSNASIRAGLEKTQLPGRSQFLTQDEASVLGLDGASTILIDGAHTEASAKALSDVIKTVEPEGPVALIVGMASDKEHLAFAAQILSVFLNLPDHSQAEGPTWCC; encoded by the exons ATGGTCGCCCGCTTCCCAGTCTCTCTCCGCTGGTCTGGCGGCCTACTGCGGGctagcagcagccgccgccgcggcgTATCCGCGATGGCCGGAGGAGGCGAAGAGGCGCACCTCGGGGGGTTCCTCGAGTACATGGACATGCTCCGCAACTACGAGCGCTCCGGCGTGCCGCGCGGCGCCGGGACCGACTCCGACGACGGCTTCGACCTCGGCCGCatgcgccgcctcctccgccgcctcggcgACCCCCACACCCACTACCCG TCTGTCCATATCGCCGGCACCAAGGGGAAAGGTTCGACTGCCGCGTTCCTGTCCAATATCATGAGGGAGCAAGGATACAATGTGGGCTGCTATTCCAG TCCACACCTTCTAACAATCCGAGAGCGCATTTCTGTTGGACAACATGGAGGCCCTGTTTCAGCTGCATCCTTGAGGGATCTTTTTGATCTGGCCAAGGAAGCTATCGATGAATCAATCGAATCAGAAAATGGATCCCTGACACACTTTGAG GTTTTTACTGCTCTTTCATTTCTCCTATTCTCACGAGAAAATGTTGATGTTGCCATTGTCGAA GCAGGCCTTGGGGGAGCTAGAGATGCCACAAATGTCATACGAAATAGTGAACTAGCTGCAGCAGTCATAACAACAGTTGGGAAAGAACATTTAGCTGCTTTGGGTGGTTCCCTCCAAAGCATAGCAGTGGCAAAATCTGGAATTATCAAGGAAGGACGACCA GTTGTCATTGGTGGTCCATTTTCAACAGACATCGAGCAAATAATTCGGGATAGAGCATTCTTGACACAATCTCCTGTCATATCTGCTTGTGATACTGCCATCAGGAGCATCACAAGATGCATTGGACGAGACTATGCAAAGCCTTATCAAAGCTGTGACATTGTCATGAAGATTTCAGGCGATATGCCATTG TCTGTGGAATTGCATGATGTAAAACTCCAGCTGCTGGGAGACCATCAGCGTCAGAATGCTGTCACGGCTTCTTGCACAGCTCTATGTCTGCGTGAGCTAG GATGGAATGTATCCAATGCATCTATCCGAGCTGGTTTAGAGAAGACGCAACTGCCAGGGAGAAGCCAATTCCTGACACAAGATGAAGCCTCGGTCCTTGGGCTCGACGGAGCATCCACCATTCTAATCGACGGAG CCCATACCGAGGCGTCTGCAAAGGCACTGTCAGACGTGATAAAAACCGTCGAACCGGAAGGGCCTGTGGCCCTCATCGTCGGAATGGCCAGCGACAAAGAGCACCTCGCATTCGCTGCACAAATTCTCTCAG TTTTCCTCAACCTCCCTGATCACTCTCAGGCAGAAGGCCCGACGTGGTGCTGCTGA